A region of the Littorina saxatilis isolate snail1 linkage group LG12, US_GU_Lsax_2.0, whole genome shotgun sequence genome:
AAGCAGTCCTCCCTACCCGTGGAGCGAGGCATGGAACTCTTTACCATCAGCGTCAACCTCGCCCCTCGAGGGACGGCCGTCTTTACCCTGGTCTACAAGTAAGTGTACATTGCACCTCGTAGCATGGAACTCTTTACCATCAGCGTCAACCTCGCCCCTCGAGGGACGGCCGTCTTTACCCTGGTCTACAAGTAAGTGTACATTGCACCTCGTAGCATGGAACTCAGCGTCAACCTCGCCCCTCGAGGGACGGCCGTCTTTACCCTGGTCTACAAGTAAGTGTACATTGCACCTCGTAGCATGGAACTCTTTACCATCAGCGTCAAACTCCCCCCTCGAGGGACGGCCGTCTTTACCCTGGTCTACAAGTAAGTGTACATTGCACCTCGTAGCATGGAACTCAGCGTCAACCTCGCCCCTCGAGGGACGGCCGTCTTTACCCTGGTCTACAAGTGTGCATTGCACCTCGTAGGACTGGAGCGAGGCATGGAACTCTTTGTGTTGATTTCAGTGAGTTGTTAGAGAGACGAGGggggacatacagacagagattgGTGATTGATACGTCATCTGTTGTGTTGATTTCAGTGAGTTGTTAGAGAGACGAGGGGGGAcatacagacactgagacagagatTGGTGATTGATACGGCATCTGTTGTGTTGATTTCAGTGAGTTGTTAGAGAGACGAGGggggacatacagacagagattgGTGATTGATACGTCATCTGTTGTGTTGATTTCAGTGAGTTGTTAGAGAGACGAAGggggacatacagacagagattgGTCATTGATACGTCATCTGTTGTGTTGATTTCAGTGAGTTGTTAGAGAGACGAGGggggacatacagacagagattgGTGATTGATACGTCATCTGTTGTGCTGATTTCAGTGAGTTGTTAGAGAGACGAAGggggacatacagacagagattgGTCATTCAACCAGGGAGCATCGTGGCCAACATGTCAGTACATGTCTCCTTTGCCGAGCGCCAGGGGTTCAAGTCCttcgcctacaagctaccaggCAGCGACACTGAGTTGACCTCAAGCTCTCCTCGAGATGGGGTCAGTTGAAACAATAAAGAACCTACCCTGTTTTTAAAATCTGTTTTTAAATGTTCATTAATTAAGTTATTTGATTTGATTCGTTCTTTTATTACAGCATTCTAAGACCCtaccctttttgactcacatgcgaagcaaaagtgagtctatgtactcacccgagtcgtccgtccgtccgtccgtccgtccgtccggacgtccggaaaactttaacgttggatatttcttggacactattcagtctatcagtaccaaatttggcaagatggtgtatgatgacaaggccccaaaaaacatacatagcatcttgaccttgcttcaaggtcaaggtcgcaggggccataaatgttgtctaaaaaacagctatttttcacatttttcccattttctctgaagtttttgagattgaatacatGATATATATGATACAtggggcaaagtaagccccatcttttgataccaatttggtttaccttgcttcaaggtcaaggtcacaggagctcttcaaagttggattgtatacatattttgaagtgaccttgaccctgaactatggaagataactgtttcaaacttaaaaattatgtggggcacatgttatgctttcatcatgagacacatttggtcacatatgatcaaggtcaaggtcactttgacccttatgaaatgtgaccaaaataaggtagtgaaccactaaaagtgaccatatctcatggtagaaagagccaataagcaccattgtacttcctatgtcttgaattaacagctttgtgttgcatgaccttggatgaccttgacctgggtcaaggtcacatgtattttggtaggaaaaatgtgtaaagcagttcttagtgtatgatgtcattgctaggtttagttatttgaccttgaccctgaaggtcaaggtcatgtaaaggtcaaggtcaagcatgtgagtcgtatgggctttgcccttcttgtttgttttgaccTGGTTTTGCCTGATAAAAATCTAGCGCCATATTCCAACGTTTTGTTTTTAcgtttttaaaaataatttgatTAGGATGTTATATTTTCCATTGAAACTGAAactaacatagacggggaatcgagacgagggtcgtggtgtatgtgtgtatgtatggtatgtgcgtgtgtgtgtgtgtgtgtgtgtgtgtgtatgtgtgtgtagagcgattcggagagaactactggacagatcttcatgaaattttacatgagagttcctgggtaagatatccccggacctttttttcattgtttcgataaatgtctttgatgacgtcatatccggctttttgtgaaagttgaggccgcactgtcacgccctcattttttaatcaaattgattgaaattttggtcaagcaatcttcgacaaagtccggactatgggattgaattcaAGTTTATtcgtttgctcattaaagttatAATTAAAATTGAATTTTCACTTCCAGTTTCAaaaattgcatcgtattcttcaatttctcctgatttcaaaaacatgtacatatatGTCATGtaactttgatgccgacagcttgactaaatgtttttatattgcttcacgcgacttattctttctctctttctctcgcgaaaacacacacattgacacacacacgcacacacacacacacgcacacacacacacacacacacacacacacacacacgcacgcacgcacgcacgaacacacgcaggcaggcaggcaggcacgtacgcacgcacacacacacacacacacacacgcacgcacgcacgcacgcacacacacacacacacacacacactttgctcctaccatcccacacacacacacaagcacgcacacaaactaAACTGTATCGTCATTTTCCACAGACTGAGGTGAGGGCGAGGCCAGACTCGAGAGAACTCATCTTCTGCCCCACAGTTGAGATGCAGCGTGGCTTTGACGTCCAGGGAGGTATCCACGGCGAGGTGGTCGTCCTCTACAGCCTGCAGGACGAGCCTCAGGGAGGCAGCGTCATCGTCGAGGACGACTACTTCGCCCACTTCTTCGCCCCACCAGGCCTCGACCCCCTCCCCAAGAACATCCTCTTCGTCATCGACATCAGTGGTTCCATGAGCGGCGCTAAGATCAAGCAGGCCCAGCAAGCTTTGCTGAAGATCCTGGACGACCTGAGGGACCGGGATACCTTCAACATCCTGCTGTTCAACAGCGGCGTGGAGGTGTGGGCAGAGTCACCAAGGAGCACTTTGAGTGTGGAGATAGAAAAGGCGAAACGGTTTGTAAAATATGAACTGGTTGCCAATGGAGCGACTAACATCCACCTTGCCTTAACGAGAGGTCTGGAAGTTCTGCTCAAAAACAGCGAGCAGAACTCTCGTAAGACGGCTGACATCATCGTTTTCTTAACCGACGGTGAGCCAACGTCGGGCATCGTTGACACTAATCAAATCGTCCGTGACGTAACTACAAAAAACGGAGGAAGATCTTCCATCTTCTCGCTAGGTTTCGGCTTTGACCTCAACTTCGATTTGATCACCCAAGTGTCAGATGTGAACCGCGGCTTTGCTCGCAGGGTCTATGCGGACAACGATGCAGAGGAACAGCTGACGACTTTCTACGAGGAGATAAGCACCCCCACTCTCCGTGACGTCGTGGCGACGTACAGCAGTGACGTTGTGGACACCCCCCTCCTCACCGACACCACCTTCCCCCTCTTCTTCCAGGGAAGGGAGATCATCGTGGCGGGCAGGACCAAGATGGCGGGCGGTACCGGCCTCGTCTCTCTAGGCGCCGCGCTGCACGCCACAGGGGCTGAAGGAGCTGTGGATTTCGCCGTGCCTGCGGGCAAAGTGGAGGTGTTGAGCCAGGCGGGGGAGGAGGATGGCGTGACGGAGAGACTGTGGGCCTACATGAAGATCAAGAGTCTGCTGAAGAAGATGGACATGACGTCATCTGTAGCGGAGAAAACCAGGACCAGGGAACAGGCTCTCCGCATGGCCTTGACCCACGGCTTCGTCACTCCGCTGACGTCATTCAGCCTCGTGGTGGACATCAACCAATCGCATCACGCGCAGGATGATAGGTGGTCTGCCTGGACCACACCTAGGCCACAACGGGCATACTCGCCGCCCTCTCGGGCATACTCACCGCCGCCTCGGGCATACCCGCCGCGCTCTCGGCCATACCAGCCGCCCCCTCGGGCATACTCGCCGCCCCCTCGCGTCTTTGATTATAAAGTTAACAATGCTCGGCGCGACAACGGTTATGACCATGCTGATGACGGTTCTGTTCTTCTGCAGCCGTCCCTTGATGTTGGTTATACTCCTAGGTCAGCTCCGGCTGACTTTGTTGTTATCTTAGAGTCGATGCCATCGATCGTTTGGTTATTGGGAGGTGTTACCATGGCGATCCTCTTGATAGTGTTGGCGATTACCGGCATAGTGTGTTGTTTACACAAACCAAAATGAGGTATTGATACATGTCAGTGACGCGACTGTTGTTTACACAAACCAAAATGAGGTATTGATACATGTCAGTGACGCGACTGTTGTTTACACAAACCAAAATGAGGTATTGATACATGTCAGTGACGCGACTGTTGTTTACACAAAccacaagaggcgaagccttcaaggctcacgtaagaaatagacaaacagtaacacaaactcaatcactccgtcacacatacacacccacacacacagtaagcttaggtgacactgtgcaagaaagagagacactagatctagatctgtctgtctgcatgtagcctacttacagggacacgactgccaaatagtctcggcccgctcaaaataacaatgaccgagaccacacacaccacgcgagagagaaagactacagggaggcatgccgtcatgatgcattaattgacgtcaaacacttttgaccgtgacgtaatcttatgcgagctttatccatagtcttggataaccactcacacatagactcggaaatgttaaagtttctaccacagacatacacacacacacacacacacacacacgcacgcacaaacgcacagacagacaaagttacgatcgcataggctacacttcgtgagccaaaaatgaggtATTGATACATGTCAGTGACGCGACTGTTGTTTACACAAACCAAAATGAGGTATTGATACATTCAGTGACGCTACTGTGGCGACACTTGTCTTAGTGTTTGTCTGAAAGAGCCGGGTATTTGTGTGGATCTCCCCCCCAAAATAGAACATGGGAAAGCCAAGACTAATAATGGTCTACTGCATGACGTGAATAGGGTGACCCCAAAACATTGCCTCGTACTAAAACGCTAATTAATCCTTAATTCAGCAAATTACTTTATATCTGATGTACAATGGCTCGAGATATGCGATAACAAGTACACAATGTTTAAAGTTTGTATGGTATGGTCTGACTTTTATGCTCTTTCAAAAATGCATTCCAAACTCGGGGATTGACTCAAAAGTACGAGGTTTAGCACTGAGAGGTGGCCACACTGACCAAATGTTCATCCTCAAACTCTGTACCTGTTGGTATTTCTGGAGGGCCTAGTAAACAATAACCGTCAGACAATATATGAGTTGAAACAGCAATTACAGGGAGTCTGGACGGTCCAAGTCTGATGAGTGTGGATAGGTGTGACCAgacgaagaacaggacgtcacattccaaataaaaACGATTATGTTAcaggtggaagccgctgagacTGCATTGcttcgggaggtttccgcaaaaatagatattacacgattCGATCAAAACAGTCGGAGAAGCAGACGCGCTCTGAGAAAATGTACATGAGTGTCTTCCCTTTGTTCGTCCCGTGCgaacgttattttgtatgataacgattcacttgcaaaataaagtaaagaatTTGGTGTTGTTGTGGTAAATGTAGATAGAAATGTGTTAtaaagacaaagcaaacaaataaacgtgtttttctcgtgaaaatgttgcgttgtgcggatgtttgggtggccacgtgatgtaGCCTACACAAAGCGaagtgcgggacggactctgctctgtgctgtaacactgactggcaagttcaaaacacgagaaatacgatttcgttatgcgggcagccacgggggatgtatgtatttttcaaatggttgtaaaagaagtcttgtatttatcaccgtactcaggccctgttcttttttttgtcacacctaaaaccgttatttcttttgagcgacgcagcattaatggcttgctgtgtcgtaccagatttacacgagtttttctaaatattgaactgcgagcgaaagcgagctgttcactatttgaaaaaccaacgagtgtaaatctggtaagaAAAAGCAAGGCGTGTAGTATTCAAAACGTACTGCAGTCgagaagacgcttcttttggaacgtCGATTTCTTCCATAGCCTCGTGCTATgtcttacgtcaaagcaaagaaacgtcactctaaaagtgtggcgtgacgtgttagttctaaaattTCATCGAGGGGAATTAGGGAGCGCAattttgtttccataatgacgtttgtctcggtgactttggcatcataagcagtggaaaaaagatgtccctgccagactagcttgacatgacctcatttacatgatatagacacgtgtggtttgaacgatattgttatgtaaagagtggtctctctcacgtatgtaggacaAACCATTGTTCGTTCAGTCCCGTATAAGATGGATGCAGTAAATAGCCTGCTGATACAAAGCGAGAAATGGCGAGTTCACAGACTTCTCAGTAGACTGAGTGTGCACATTTTAGCTATCGAACTTACACACGTGTTCGCTCCAAGCACCTGTAGATATTTGGTGTGTGTCCCAAGACGAGATGTAGATATTTGGTGTGTGTCCCAAGACGAGATGTAGATATTTGGTGTGTCCCAAGACGAGATGTAGATATTTGGTGTGTGTCCCAAGCGGAGATGTAGATATTTGGTGTGTGTCCCAAGACGAGATGTAGATATTTGGTGTGTGTCCCAAGACGAGATGTAGATATTTGGTGTGTGTCCCAAGACGAGATGTAGATATTTGGTGTGTGTCCCAAGAGAAGATGTAGATACTTGGTGTGTGTCCCAAGTGGGAGATGTAGATATTTGGTGTGTGTCCCAAGAGGAGATGTAGATATTTGGAGTGTGTCCCAAGTGGGAGATGTagatgtttggtgtgtgtcccAAGAGGAGATGTAGATATTTGGTGTGTGTCCCAAGTGGGAGATGTAGATATTTGGTGTGTGTCCCAAGACGAGATGTAGATATTTGGTGTGTGTCCCAAGACGAGATGTAGATATTTGGTGTGTGTCCCAAGAGGAGATGTAGATATTTGGTGTGTGTCCCAAGACGAGATGTAGATATTTGGTGTGTGTCCCAAGTGAGAGATGTAGATATTTGGTGTGTGTCCCAAGACGAGATGTAGATATTTGGTGTGTCCCAAGTGGGAGATGTAGATATTTGGTGTGTGTCCCAAGACGAGATGTAGATATTTGGTGTGTCCCAAGTGGGAGATGTAGATATTTGGTGTGTCCCAAGTGGGAGATGTAGATATTTGGTGTGTCCCAAGTGGGAGATGTAGATATTTGGTTTGTCCCAAGTGGGAGATGTAGATATTTGGTTTGTCCCAAGTGGGAGATGTagatgtttggtgtgtgtcccAAGTGGGAGATGTagatgtttggtgtgtgtcccAAGTGGGAGATGTAGATATTAGGTGTGTGTCCCAAGACGAGATGTAGATATTTGGTTTGTGTCCCAAGTGGGAGATGTagatgtttggtgtgtgtcccAAGAGGAGATGTAGATATTTGGTGTGTGTCCCAAGACGAGATGTAGATATTAGGTGTGTGTCCCAAGTGGGAGATGTAGATATTTGGTGTGTGTCCCAAGAGGAGATGTAGATGTTTAGTGTGTGTCCCAAGAGGAGATGTAGATATTTGGTGTGTGTCCCAAGACGAGATGTAGATATTAGGTGTGTGTCCCAAGTGGGAGATGTAGATATTTGGTGTGTGTCCCAAGAGGAGATGTagatgtttggtgtgtgtcccAAGAGGAGATGTAGATATTAGGTGTGTGTCCCAAGTGGGAGATGTAGATATTTGGTGTGTGTCCCAAGTGGGAGATGTAGATATTTGGTGTGTGTCCCAAGACGAGATGTAGATATTTGGTGTGTCCCAAGTGGGAGATGTAGATATTTGGTGTGTGTCCCAAGACGAGATGTAGATATTTGGTGTGTCCCAAGACGAGATGTagatgtttggtgtgtgtcccAAGTGGGAGATGTAGATGTTTGGTGTGTCCCAAGTGGGAGATGTagatgtttggtgtgtgtcccAAGTGGGAGATGTagatgtttggtgtgtgtcccAAGTGGGAGATGTAGATATTTGGTGTGTCCCAAGTGGGAGATGTAGATATTTGGTGTGTGTCCCAAGACGAGATGTAGATATTTGGTGTGTGTCCCAAGACGAGATGTAGATATTTGGTGTGTGTCCCAAGACGAGATGTAGATATTTGGTGTGTGTCCCAAGACGAGATGTAGATATTTGGTGTGTGTCCCAAGACGAGATGTAGATATTTGGTGTGTGTCCCAAGAGGAGATGTAGATATTTGGTGTGTCCCAAGACGAGATGTAGATATTTGGTGTGTCCCAAGTGGGAGAGTGGTGtaatctcatgtaaaagcctggacagatctgtggtggtttacatgacGGTTTACAAGACGGTTTACACAGAGAGCAAGGCTGTCTTACAATCCTCGTTCACCACGTGGTCACTTTAGTCACATTGCCATTGGCAAACCGAAACAGGTTCTCCGAAGAGCCACGAATTAAAGCCGCGCGCTCGCTAAAGCCACTGCGTGACGTCACTAACACGTCACAACACGTCAGCACGAGCTGGTCCAGCAGGGTGTATTCAAACCCGAGGCACGCCCGGTCCCTGTCCCTGTCGCCTCGCGTTTTGTCCACGTGCGTCATCAGCCCGCCAGTGTCGTGGTGAGCGGACCCAAACTTCTTCCGCGACATCTCCCTCACATCCGGGTGGTCCGTGGCCATAAACACGTCACTTCCGTTGCTGACGTAAAGCCGAAAAAAGTCCCACAGGGCTCCCAGCTGGTTGACGTCGTTTCTCTTCGCTGTGTCTTTGGGGTTGAACCGGCTGACCCCGATCCTGACGTGAGCACAGACGAAGGGCTTTGTCCTGTTGAAGTAGCCAGACTGGCGGAGGAAGGCCTGGAGGAGAGACTGGAGGTGCTGGGTGGGCTTCATCAGCCTGCTCCACGCCTCCCTGAAGAACGAAGGCTTGCCGTGCAGCGCCCAGGAGGGCAACTTGGCCCTGTAGTGGGGGTTGACGAGCAGCTGCCAGAAGTGCTCCTCGTTCGTTTTGACGAACACCACGTCCTCGGGGTACTCCCGGTCTACGTCCACGGTCTTCAACGCCGTGTGGAAGCCGCCCTTACCGTTCATGGCGTCGATAAAGCGAACAGACCTGTTGACGAGTTCGCTGTCTGCGACGGCCCATGGCCCACTGCACCTGGCTAGGCTGGTAGAAACGGCGGAGGTCACATGGGCTGGTCATGTTGACCCCAAAGCGGCGTCCCGTCACGTGAGCCAGGAGGAAGGTGCTGACTAGTCCCCTCTGTCTGTCGCCCCACCCCCCACATGACCGCGCCGAGTCGCACAGGTATATGACATACTTtggtctgtatgtctctcttccATTGTCCGTTTTTGTTccgctgtctgtgtttgttgccttgtctgtgtttgttgccctgtctgtgtttgttgccttgtctgtgtttgttgccttgtctgtgtttgttgccttgtctgtgtttgttgccttgtctgtgtttgttgccctgtctgtgtttgttgtcctgtctgtgtttgttgtcctgtctgtgtttgttgccctgtctgtgtttgttgccctgtctgtgtttgttgccctgtctgtgtttgttgtcttgtctgtgtttgttgccctgtctgtgtttgttgccctgtctgtgtttgttgccttgtctgtgtttgttgccctgtctgtgtttgttgcccTGTCTATGTTTGTTgccctgtctgtgtttgttgccctgtctgtgtttgttgccttgtctgtgtttgttgtctTGTCTATGTTTGTTgccttgtctgtgtttgttgcccTGTCTATTTTTGTTGTCATGTCTATATTTGCTGCCCTGTCTATGTTTGTTgccttgtctgtgtttgttgccttgtctgtgtttgttgccctgtctgtgtttgttgccctgtctgtgtttgttgtcttgtctgtgtttgttgccctgtctgtgtttgttgccttgtctgtgtttgttgtcctgtctgtgtttgttgcccTGTCTATGTTTGTTgccctgtctgtgtttgttgtcctgtctgtgtttgttgccctgtctgtgtttgttgccctgtctgtgtttgttgccctgtctgtgtttgttgccttgtctgtgtttgttgccttgtctgtgtttgttgtcctgtctgtgtttgttgtcctgtctgtgtttgttgcccTGTCTATGTTTGTTgccctgtctgtgtttgttgcccTGTCTATGTTTGTTGCCTTGTCTATGTTTGTTgccctgtctgtgtttgttgccttgtctgtgtttgttgccttgtctgtgtttgttgccTTGTCTATGTTTGTTgccctgtctgtgtttgttgccctgtctgtgtttgttgccttgtctgtgtttgttgcccTGTCTATGTTTGTTgccctgtctgtgtttgttgccctgtctgtgtttgttgccctgtctgtgtttgttgccttgtctgtgtttgttgccctgtctgtgtttgttgccctgtctgtgtttgttgccctgtctgtgtttgttgcccTGTCTATGTTTGTTgccctgtctgtgtttgttgccttgtctgtgtttgttgcccTGTCTATGTTTGTTgccctgtctgtgtttgttgccctgtctgtgtttgttgccctgtctgtgtttgttgccctgtctgtgtttgttgccttgtctgtgtttgttgccctgtctgtgtttgttgccTTGTCTATGTTTGCTGCCCTGTCTCTGTTTGCAGCCATGTCTATGTTTGTTgccctgtctgtgtttgtcgccctgtctgtgtttgttgcccTGTCTATGTTTGC
Encoded here:
- the LOC138982650 gene encoding inter-alpha-trypsin inhibitor heavy chain H2-like: MELTIHNPSPSLTRSALTILLLCCCNCPLDAIKLTSPGANRLVLQVESQSRHLHSAHPQALQRHQRDVRSSVRVKKFHVTSKLSSRFATVTIESEVVNVDQSRSREISFQVQVPEAAFLSNFSMVVDGEKHEAQVQEKRTAERRYEEAKEKKQTAGHVKQSSLPVERGMELFTISVNLAPRGTAVFTLVYNELLERRRGTYRQRLVIQPGSIVANMSVHVSFAERQGFKSFAYKLPGSDTELTSSSPRDGTEVRARPDSRELIFCPTVEMQRGFDVQGGIHGEVVVLYSLQDEPQGGSVIVEDDYFAHFFAPPGLDPLPKNILFVIDISGSMSGAKIKQAQQALLKILDDLRDRDTFNILLFNSGVEVWAESPRSTLSVEIEKAKRFVKYELVANGATNIHLALTRGLEVLLKNSEQNSRKTADIIVFLTDGEPTSGIVDTNQIVRDVTTKNGGRSSIFSLGFGFDLNFDLITQVSDVNRGFARRVYADNDAEEQLTTFYEEISTPTLRDVVATYSSDVVDTPLLTDTTFPLFFQGREIIVAGRTKMAGGTGLVSLGAALHATGAEGAVDFAVPAGKVEVLSQAGEEDGVTERLWAYMKIKSLLKKMDMTSSVAEKTRTREQALRMALTHGFVTPLTSFSLVVDINQSHHAQDDRWSAWTTPRPQRAYSPPSRAYSPPPRAYPPRSRPYQPPPRAYSPPPRVFDYKVNNARRDNGYDHADDGSVLLQPSLDVGYTPRSAPADFVVILESMPSIVWLLGGVTMAILLIVLAITGIVCCLHKPK
- the LOC138983181 gene encoding uncharacterized protein encodes the protein MDTYIARETAVVGRAPGETAVVGRAPGETAVVGRDTRERAVVGRDTGEIERARVNSLAIRGKARDISMVALGRQKSVNVHVDSIEPAEVVHTRGDAPSTQTTTLPGYTEKQDSGTKTDNGRETYRPKYVIYLCDSARSCGGWGDRQRGLVSTFLLAHVTGRRFGVNMTSPCDLRRFYQPSQVQWAMGRRRQRTRQQGGFHTALKTVDVDREYPEDVVFVKTNEEHFWQLLVNPHYRAKLPSWALHGKPSFFREAWSRLMKPTQHLQSLLQAFLRQSGYFNRTKPFVCAHVRIGVSRFNPKDTAKRNDVNQLGALWDFFRLYVSNGSDVFMATDHPDVREMSRKKFGSAHHDTGGLMTHVDKTRGDRDRDRACLGFEYTLLDQLVLTCCDVLVTSRSGFSERAALIRGSSENLFRFANGNVTKVTTW